In one window of Candidatus Paceibacter sp. DNA:
- a CDS encoding prolyl-tRNA synthetase: protein MLQSKLFAKTRKESPKDEISKNAELLVRGGFADKLMSGVYTYLPLGLRVIKKIENIIREEMAAAGGQELLMPSLHPKENWEKTGRWDTVDDLFRFTSYYSKTELALGPTHEEIISPLVKKFNLSYKDLPVYLFQFQNKFRDEKRAKSGLLRTREFLMKDLYSFHSDENDMDDYYEKMKVHYKNIFDKCGIGGKTYLTYASGGTFSKYSHEYQTLTGAGEDIICICGDCGAAANKEIMDGGMKCPECGGGKLKEEKSVEVGNIFKLKNKFSEPFNLVYADASGQEKPVLMGCYGIGLGRLMGTIVETSNDKNGIIWPKSVAPFAVHLLELNSPKDGKEVKNLAVKVYSELAGKGVEVLYDDREEASAGQKFADADLLGIPLRVVISGKTASEGKVELKGRTEEKGRLAKPEEILAEL from the coding sequence ATGCTACAATCAAAACTCTTCGCCAAAACCAGAAAAGAATCGCCCAAAGACGAAATTTCCAAAAACGCCGAGCTGCTTGTTCGCGGCGGGTTCGCGGACAAGCTGATGTCCGGCGTTTACACTTATTTGCCGCTGGGTTTGCGCGTCATTAAAAAAATAGAAAACATAATAAGAGAAGAAATGGCGGCGGCCGGCGGGCAGGAACTGCTGATGCCTTCGCTTCACCCCAAAGAAAACTGGGAGAAGACGGGCCGCTGGGACACGGTGGACGACCTATTCCGGTTCACCAGTTATTATTCCAAAACCGAGCTGGCGCTCGGCCCCACTCACGAAGAAATAATTTCCCCGCTGGTCAAAAAGTTCAACCTTTCTTACAAAGATTTGCCGGTTTATCTTTTCCAATTCCAAAACAAATTCCGCGACGAGAAGAGGGCAAAATCTGGCCTGCTGCGGACGCGGGAGTTTTTGATGAAGGATCTTTATTCTTTTCATAGCGACGAAAACGACATGGACGATTATTACGAAAAGATGAAGGTTCATTACAAAAATATTTTTGACAAATGCGGCATCGGCGGAAAAACATATCTTACTTACGCTTCCGGCGGCACGTTTTCCAAATACTCCCATGAGTATCAGACGCTTACCGGCGCCGGAGAGGATATAATATGCATTTGCGGCGATTGCGGCGCGGCGGCCAATAAAGAGATAATGGACGGCGGGATGAAATGCCCGGAATGCGGCGGCGGAAAATTAAAGGAAGAAAAATCGGTGGAGGTGGGCAATATTTTCAAACTGAAAAATAAATTCAGCGAGCCGTTTAACTTGGTTTACGCCGACGCTTCCGGCCAAGAAAAGCCGGTTCTGATGGGTTGCTACGGGATAGGCCTGGGGCGATTGATGGGCACGATTGTGGAAACAAGCAACGATAAAAATGGGATAATATGGCCGAAGAGCGTGGCGCCGTTTGCCGTCCACTTGCTGGAATTAAATTCGCCCAAAGACGGAAAGGAGGTAAAAAATTTGGCTGTGAAAGTTTACAGTGAACTCGCCGGAAAAGGGGTGGAAGTTTTGTACGACGACAGGGAGGAAGCCAGCGCCGGCCAGAAATTCGCCGACGCCGACCTGCTCGGCATCCCGCTCCGCGTCGTGATAAGCGGGAAGACGGCCTCCGAAGGCAAGGTTGAACTGAAGGGCCGGACGGAAGAAAAAGGCCGGCTCGCGAAACCGGAAGAGATATTGGCGGAGTTATAA